Within the Deinococcus cellulosilyticus NBRC 106333 = KACC 11606 genome, the region TCTCCATCAGGTAATCCATGGCCAGCCTGTAACCAAACACCCCCAGACCGCTGATCTTTCCCTTGCAGACTGCAGCTGTCACAGATTTGTGGCGGAATTCCTCGCGGGCATCCACATTGGAGATGTGCACCTCCACCACCGGGAGTTTCTGTCCAGCAATGGCATCCCGCAGAGCGTAAGAATAGTGGGTGAGGGCACCGGGATTGATGACAATGCCCGTGAAACCATGGCTTTCTGCCTCATGAATCCACTCCAGCAACTGGCCCTCATAATTGCTCTGGCGGCAGGTGACGTTGGTGCCCAGTTCCGCTCCCCAACTTTCACACATGCCTTCGAGGTCACTCAGGGTGGTGGCTCCATACACGGTGGGTTCACGGGTGCCCAGCAGGTTCAAATTCGGTCCGTTCAAAACGAGAATCATGCTCTACCTCCAGAAGAAAACAGGGATCTTTCAGACAGTTTAACGTGCCTGCCTTAGAGAAGGGACAGTCTGCAAAAAGGGGTGGCCCCATGTGGCTCACCCCTGAACGTTCATTGGTGTACATTTGATGGTCAGACATCCTGCAGGAATTGCCTGAAGCTTTCTTGCTGCACTGTCAAAGGGACACGGGCCAGATAAGGCTCACCATGGTCCTTGAGGAGGGTGAAGCGGATGCCTTCAGAATCGGCTTTCTTGTCCCGGGACATGAAGCCATGCAAGGTTTCAAAGTCACGGCTGGGCGGAGGAACAGGGTTCATCCAGCGCAGGAACTCCAGGGTTTTTGCAGTCAGGTCCTGCCCCCCCATGTTTCTGGAGAGGTGGGCCGCATAGTGCATCCCGTAAGCCACAGCCTCACCATGCGAAATCTGGTGTTTGGAGACGGCTTCAAGGGCATGGGCAAGGGTGTGCCCAAAGTTCAGGAAAGCCCGCTCGTGTTTCTCGGTGGGGTCAATGGAGACGATGTGGGCTTTGACCCCGATGCTCAGGGCCAGTTCACGGGCAAAAACCTCACTGCGCACATCTTCCAGCTCGTAGAACTTGCTGACAGTGGCGGTGGGGTCCAGCAGGTTGTGCTTGAACATCTCCGCCATGCCCTCTTTGAAGACCTGTGGGGACAGGCTTTCCAGGGTGGCCAGATCTGCATGCACGCTCTGGGGCTGCCAGAATGCTCCAACCAGGTTTTTGCCCTCAGGCAGGTTGATGCCCGTTTTTCCGCCCACACTGGCATCCACCATGCCGAGCAGGGTGGTGGGCAGATTGATGAACTTCACTCCACGCAGGTAACTGGCTGCAGCGTAACCTGCAAGGTCGCTGGTGGCTCCTCCCCCGAGAGCCACAATCACCGAATCCCGGGTGAAGTTGGCCGCAGCCAGCTTTGAAAGGACGTCTGCCAGAACGGTGAAGTTCTTGCAGGCCTCACCCGCAGGGAGGGGAATCAGCAGGCTGACTTTTTCCTTCAATCGGTCCAGCGTGGCCTGTGGGATGTTGCTGTCATAAATCAATGCGGTGTTGCGGGGAAACTCCAGGGTTTCCAGCAAATCAAAGCCCACAGAGACGGTGTAAGGATCACTGACCTGAACGTGAATCTTGTGCATGACGGTACTCCCAGAGCTTTTCAACGATCTCCAGCACCACCTGCTCACTGGGCTGGTTGTCGGTGTGAATGTGAATGTCGCCTTCCGCATATGCAGGAGCACGCTCCGCCAGCAGGGACTTGATGCGGCCCACTGGATCATCCACCTTGAGAAGCGGACGGTCACTCTTGCGGGTCCGCTGGTAGATGGTTTCTGGACTGGCATGCAGCACCACCACAGGCCCACGTGCTTTCAGGACAGCCCGGTTTTCAGGGTTCACAAAGGCCCCTCCACCCAGCGAAACCACTGCAAGGTCCAGGTGTGTGGTGCGCTTCAGGACCTCCCGTTCATAGGCCCGGAAGGTCTCCTCACCGTAATACTCGAAGATCTCGCTGATCTTCATGCTGCTGATGCGCTCGATCACTTTGTCGGTGTCCACAAAGTTCAAAAGCAGACGGCGGGACAGTTCCCATCCCACCCGACTCTTGCCGGTCCCCATGAATCCTGCCAGGGCCAGCCAGCGCACCGGACGTTCTATTTTGGCGTGACTGAACATCAATTCGTCCATTCTGGTCAGGCTTTCTGCTGGAACCTGAGCCGCATTTCAGTATTCGGTGACAAACTGTCGGTATTCGGCAACCCGTTCCTGAATTTCAGGCAGGGTGTCCCCACCGAACTTTTCCAGAATGGCCTCTGCCAGGACAAGACCGATCACGCACTGCATGATCACCCCTGCTGCAGGCACGGCAGTGGTGTCGGAACGCTCCAGTGCAGCATCTGCAGGCTGTCTGGTCACCACATCAATGGAGGGCAGGGGAGACATCAGGGTGGCGATGGGTTTCAGGGCGATGCGCACCACGAGGTCTTCACCATCGGTCATGCCTCCCTCAAGACCTCCTGCGCCGTTGGTCAGGCGGTAATACCCCTTGCCATCCTCACGGTAGATGGCGTCATGCACCTGTGAACCCGGCATGCGGGTGCCCCGGAAGCCATACCCCACTTCGACCCCTTTGACCGCCTGAACACTCATGACGGCCTGCGCAATGCGGCCATCCAGCTTGCGGTCCCAGTGCACATGCGAACCCAGGCCAATGGGCAGGTTGCGGAAGCGCACCTCCAGAATGCCCCCCAGGGTGTCTCCATCTTTTTTGGCCTGGTCAATGCGCTCCACCATCTTCTGGGAAGCTTCAGGATCAGGGCAACGCACCAGTGATCCCTCAATGGCATCCAGCAGATCCCAGCTGAAAGGCACATTGCAATCGATGTCGCACAGGCTGGAGACGTAATTCACCCCGGTGATGTCCAGTTCAGACAGCATCTTCAGGGCAACTGCGCCCACAGCCACCCGCATGGTGGTTTCACGGGCACTGGCCCGCTCCAGCACGTCCCGCAGGTCCTTGTGGCGGTATTTGATGCCTCCAGCAAGGTCTGCATGCCCGGGTCGTGCACGGGTCAGGGCTTTCTTGCGGGGTTCATTCCCCGGTTCCGGGCTCATGATCTCGGTCCAGTTGCGGTGGTCCTTGTTCTCCACCACCATGGTCAGGGGTGCTCCGGTGGTGCGACCTGCCCGCACACCCGACATGAACTGCACCTGATCGGTTTCAATCTGCATGCGGCGTCCACGGCCATAGCCACCCTGCCGTTTGGCCAGCCAGGGGTTGATGTCATCAGCGGTCAAAGGAATCTGTGAAGGCAACCCTTCAATGATGGTGGTCAGCTGTGGACCGTGAGATTCGCCTGCGGTTAAGAACTTCATGCTATGCAGCTTAACATGCAAAGTCTGCCTGGCCTTTCAGGCTTCTAAACAAAAAACCTGCCGCACAGGCGGCAGGTTCGTGCACTTCTCAGATGTGAGGGTTACTCGATGGTGTTGGCGGTGATCACCAGCATCAGCTGGGTTTCCTTGTCCTCCACAGTGGTGGACTTGAAGAGGCCACCGATCAGTGGAATGCTGGACAGGATGGGCACACCCTGGGTGGTTTCATTGCGACTGGTGCTCAGCAGACCGCCCAGGAGAACCGTGGAACCTGACTTGAAGGACAGCACAGTGGCAGCTTCATTGTTGGTCAGGTTCAGCAGGGTGGGGTCGGTGGGCTGTGAAGCAAAGCCCTTGACGCTGGCATTCACCTTCATGGTGATGGTGCCATCA harbors:
- a CDS encoding shikimate kinase, which encodes MDELMFSHAKIERPVRWLALAGFMGTGKSRVGWELSRRLLLNFVDTDKVIERISSMKISEIFEYYGEETFRAYEREVLKRTTHLDLAVVSLGGGAFVNPENRAVLKARGPVVVLHASPETIYQRTRKSDRPLLKVDDPVGRIKSLLAERAPAYAEGDIHIHTDNQPSEQVVLEIVEKLWEYRHAQDSRSGQ
- the aroC gene encoding chorismate synthase; translated protein: MKFLTAGESHGPQLTTIIEGLPSQIPLTADDINPWLAKRQGGYGRGRRMQIETDQVQFMSGVRAGRTTGAPLTMVVENKDHRNWTEIMSPEPGNEPRKKALTRARPGHADLAGGIKYRHKDLRDVLERASARETTMRVAVGAVALKMLSELDITGVNYVSSLCDIDCNVPFSWDLLDAIEGSLVRCPDPEASQKMVERIDQAKKDGDTLGGILEVRFRNLPIGLGSHVHWDRKLDGRIAQAVMSVQAVKGVEVGYGFRGTRMPGSQVHDAIYREDGKGYYRLTNGAGGLEGGMTDGEDLVVRIALKPIATLMSPLPSIDVVTRQPADAALERSDTTAVPAAGVIMQCVIGLVLAEAILEKFGGDTLPEIQERVAEYRQFVTEY
- the aroB gene encoding 3-dehydroquinate synthase, with amino-acid sequence MHKIHVQVSDPYTVSVGFDLLETLEFPRNTALIYDSNIPQATLDRLKEKVSLLIPLPAGEACKNFTVLADVLSKLAAANFTRDSVIVALGGGATSDLAGYAAASYLRGVKFINLPTTLLGMVDASVGGKTGINLPEGKNLVGAFWQPQSVHADLATLESLSPQVFKEGMAEMFKHNLLDPTATVSKFYELEDVRSEVFARELALSIGVKAHIVSIDPTEKHERAFLNFGHTLAHALEAVSKHQISHGEAVAYGMHYAAHLSRNMGGQDLTAKTLEFLRWMNPVPPPSRDFETLHGFMSRDKKADSEGIRFTLLKDHGEPYLARVPLTVQQESFRQFLQDV
- the aroQ gene encoding type II 3-dehydroquinate dehydratase encodes the protein MILVLNGPNLNLLGTREPTVYGATTLSDLEGMCESWGAELGTNVTCRQSNYEGQLLEWIHEAESHGFTGIVINPGALTHYSYALRDAIAGQKLPVVEVHISNVDAREEFRHKSVTAAVCKGKISGLGVFGYRLAMDYLMEITRA